The window TGTCAAGAAAGGCCATGATCTGATCCTATTCTGCAGGTGTTGCGTTAGGGACGGCCGCGGTGGCTGGTTTTGCCCCGCGGATCGTCATGAACATGTTCCAGCACATGATAACCGCGCCGCTCAGGAACAGGACCCCGCCCAAACCGCGGACCACATACATCGGGAACTTGGCGCTTACGGTGTCGGCAAAGGAGTTCACGAGGAAACCCTGGTCGTCGACTTCGCGCCACATCAGGCCTTCCATGATGCCGGACACCCACATGGACGCCGCATAAAGAACGATGCCAAGTGTCGCGAGCCAGAAGTGCCAGTTGATCGCGGACATTGAGTGCATCTCTTTACGGCCCCACAGACGTGGCGTCAGGAAGTAGATACAGGCAAAGGTGATCATGCCGTTCCAGCCCAGCGCACCGGAGTGTACGTGACCGATGGTCCAGTCAGTGTAGTGCGACAGGCTGTTCACCGCGCGGATCGACATCATCGGACCCTCGAATGTCGACATACCGTAAAAGCCGAGCGACAGAACGAACATGCGCATGATCGGATCGGTGCGCAGCTTGTCCCACGCGCCTTGCAGCGTCATCAGACCGTTGATCATACCGCCCCATGAAGGCATCCACAGCACGATCGACATCACCATACCCAGTGTCGCGGCCCAGTCGGGAAGCGCTGTGTAGTGCAGGTGGTGTGGTCCGGCCCAGATATACAAGAAGATCAGTGCCCAGAAGTGGATGATCGACAGCTTGTAGCTATAGACAGGACGGCCAGCCTGCTTCGGAACGAAGTAATACATCATACCAAGGAAGCCCGCTGTCAGGAAGAAGCCAACGGCGTTGTGGCCATACCACCACTGGGTCATTGCATCTTGCACGCCAGAGAATACCTGGACAGATTTGCTGCCCCAGATGCTGACAGGAATACTGAGGTTATTGACCACATGTAGCATCGCTACGGTGATGATAAAGCTCAGGAAGAACCAGTTGGCCACATAGATGTGCTTCTCACGGCGCTTGAAGATCGTTCCCAGATAGATAGCCAGATAGGTCAGCCAGATGATCGTCAGCCAGATATCTACGTACCACTCAGGCTCTGCATATTCTTTGGACTGTGTCGCCCCCAGCAAATAGCCGGTGGCCGCCAGAACGATAAACAACTGATATCCCCAGAAAACGAACCAGCCCGCGTTACCGCCCCAGAGGCGCACACCGCTGGTACGCTGCACCACATAAAGCGATGTCGCGATCAACGCGTTGCCACCAAATGCAAAGATCACCGCGCTGGTGTGCAGCGGGCGAAGTCGGCCGAAGTTGGTAAAAGGTTGGCCCCAGTCGAAGTTCAGTTCAGGGAATGCCAGTTGGAACGCGATAAACGTCCCGACCAGAAAGCCTGCGATGCCCCAGAAAGCGGTGGCAATCACGCCCGCCCGTATGACGCCATCGAAATAGATGCCTTCGGGTTCAGCCGCGCGCGGCGCTTCGTCAATATTACGCAGTACCCAGATAAACATCCCGGCAGCGATCAACATGATTAGTACGGCATGTACCTGATACGCCAGATCATGCGCCCAATTGGCGCCGATCGCAGCAAACAAGGTGACAAAACCTAAAAGTATAAGTTTGACATAGTCCATAGTTGTGCCCTCAAATTCAGAAGGGCACCAAAAGACACCCCTGTTCGCAGGACTTTTCTATGTGCGTGTCAGGGTAAAGACATTGATCTGGATCAACTTACGAATTTTCTAAGAAATCATGCCGCCGTCGGAATCGTTGCCGGTTGCGTCTTGGAGCGCCGCAAGATCCATAATGGACAGCGTTCGCCGATCAGAAAAATCGATCACGCCTTCCTTTTTCAGCGCGCTGAACTGACGGCTGACCGTCTCAAGCGTCAGGCCCAGATAGTTTGCGATCTGGTCCCGCGTCAACGGCAACGGCATAGCGGAGATTCGGCCGGGATCATCGGTATTTGAACGGCGGGCAAGTAGCTCGATGAATGTTGCGATCTTTTCGCGCGCAGTTTTGCGCCCCAGCAACAGCATCCAGTCACGCGCGGCGTCAAGTTCGTCCAGCGCCAGCTCCATCAGACGGTGCGCGATATGAGGGGTCTCATCCACCAACGTCTCAAACGGCGCCCGGTCAAAACAACACAACATAACGTCCGTGGTCGCAATCACGTCAAAAGCAGCTTCATGGCGCCCCGGACGACCGATAAAATCGGACGGCAACAACAAACCAACCATCTGCGTCCGACCATCCTCAAGCGTTTTGGACAGACTAGCAACACCCGTAACCACAGAGGCTACAAATGCAAAAGGCTCCCCGCGCCACAGGATCGTTTCGCCTGCCGCAAAGCTCCGGTAAGATTTCATCCCGTCCAGCACCGACAACTCATCAGTATCACATCGCGCACAAACGGCACGGTGGCGAATAGGACAGCTGGTACAGCTGACTTTTGGAACTGTTTTCAGATTTGTGTTCATGTTGATCTGCATCAAAGAATGTTTTGTTCTGGCTACCCTACATGGAAGAATGAGCAAGATCGACATCTTTCGCCGCTATGGCCTCTTTGACGCACGTGTGCCTCGATACACGAGCTATCCACCCGCAAACCACTTTCAGGAGGGTGAAGGGCTGAAGCACCAGAACGACTGGCTGCAAAGCGTGCCGGATGGCTCAGATGTGTCAGTCTATATCCACATCCCATTTTGCAAGCGCCTGTGCTGGTTCTGCGCCTGCCGGACCCAAGGCACCAAAACGATGCGTCCCGTCGACGCATATGTCGACATCTTGCGCAAAGAAATCACCGGCGTCCGCGCAACACTTGCACCCGGCATCAAAATGTCCCGGCTACATTTGGGTGGTGGCACCCCGACAATCCTGTCCGCCCAGACAATGAGCACACTCCTGCGCGAGGTGTTCGATGCTTTTGAACCCGCAGAGAATTTCGAATTTTCGGTTGAGATCGACCCGACCGAGGCAGAAAAACCCCTACTGCAAACACTGATCGACTTTGGCCTCAATCGTGCAAGCCTTGGTGTGCAGGATTTTGCCCCCGAGGTTCA is drawn from Sulfitobacter sp. S223 and contains these coding sequences:
- the ccoN gene encoding cytochrome-c oxidase, cbb3-type subunit I — protein: MDYVKLILLGFVTLFAAIGANWAHDLAYQVHAVLIMLIAAGMFIWVLRNIDEAPRAAEPEGIYFDGVIRAGVIATAFWGIAGFLVGTFIAFQLAFPELNFDWGQPFTNFGRLRPLHTSAVIFAFGGNALIATSLYVVQRTSGVRLWGGNAGWFVFWGYQLFIVLAATGYLLGATQSKEYAEPEWYVDIWLTIIWLTYLAIYLGTIFKRREKHIYVANWFFLSFIITVAMLHVVNNLSIPVSIWGSKSVQVFSGVQDAMTQWWYGHNAVGFFLTAGFLGMMYYFVPKQAGRPVYSYKLSIIHFWALIFLYIWAGPHHLHYTALPDWAATLGMVMSIVLWMPSWGGMINGLMTLQGAWDKLRTDPIMRMFVLSLGFYGMSTFEGPMMSIRAVNSLSHYTDWTIGHVHSGALGWNGMITFACIYFLTPRLWGRKEMHSMSAINWHFWLATLGIVLYAASMWVSGIMEGLMWREVDDQGFLVNSFADTVSAKFPMYVVRGLGGVLFLSGAVIMCWNMFMTIRGAKPATAAVPNATPAE
- the fnrL gene encoding transcriptional regulator FnrL, producing MNTNLKTVPKVSCTSCPIRHRAVCARCDTDELSVLDGMKSYRSFAAGETILWRGEPFAFVASVVTGVASLSKTLEDGRTQMVGLLLPSDFIGRPGRHEAAFDVIATTDVMLCCFDRAPFETLVDETPHIAHRLMELALDELDAARDWMLLLGRKTAREKIATFIELLARRSNTDDPGRISAMPLPLTRDQIANYLGLTLETVSRQFSALKKEGVIDFSDRRTLSIMDLAALQDATGNDSDGGMIS